Proteins co-encoded in one Sulfurimonas sp. HSL1-2 genomic window:
- a CDS encoding TIGR01212 family radical SAM protein (This family includes YhcC from E. coli K-12, an uncharacterized radical SAM protein.), with protein MQPKQIYTFGTYLQEKFGEKVFKVSISISGFTCPNIDGTVARGGCTFCENDSFSPSLDKVQPLKGFHLNLQSEENPYLPKQLEQLEKQFDVLSKRLRREYGATKFLVYFQSFTNTYAPFETLKALYDKALSFDDVVGLSIGTRSDSITDETLDYLAKLAKTKEIWVEYGIQSVYDETLERINRGHDSANVEYWIKKSKAAGLHVCGHLIFGLPGETQAMMLETAAKAYEWGIDSVKYHPLYVVTRTALANEYARGEFTPITEEEYLDTLLKAIEMKPEYVSVQRITAGIDNDTLIAPSWCRDRNTQVRHINAALKQIGLKY; from the coding sequence TTGCAGCCGAAGCAGATCTATACTTTCGGGACCTACCTCCAGGAGAAATTCGGCGAGAAGGTCTTCAAAGTCTCCATCTCCATCTCCGGCTTTACCTGCCCCAATATCGACGGTACCGTCGCCCGGGGCGGGTGTACCTTCTGCGAAAACGACTCCTTCAGCCCGAGCCTGGACAAGGTCCAGCCGCTCAAGGGCTTCCACCTGAACCTGCAGAGCGAAGAGAACCCCTATCTTCCCAAACAGCTCGAGCAGCTTGAAAAACAGTTCGATGTTCTCTCAAAACGCCTGCGTCGCGAATACGGGGCGACGAAGTTCCTCGTCTATTTCCAGTCCTTTACGAACACCTACGCCCCCTTCGAGACGCTCAAGGCACTCTACGACAAAGCACTCTCGTTTGATGACGTCGTGGGGCTGAGTATCGGGACGCGTTCGGACAGTATCACCGACGAGACGCTCGATTACCTTGCAAAGCTGGCCAAAACGAAGGAGATCTGGGTCGAATACGGCATCCAGTCCGTCTACGACGAGACCCTCGAGCGGATCAACCGCGGCCATGACAGCGCCAATGTCGAATACTGGATCAAGAAGAGCAAGGCTGCCGGCCTGCATGTTTGCGGCCACCTTATTTTCGGCCTGCCGGGAGAGACACAGGCAATGATGCTGGAGACGGCGGCGAAGGCGTACGAGTGGGGGATAGACTCCGTGAAGTACCACCCCCTCTACGTCGTGACGCGCACGGCCCTGGCCAACGAGTATGCCCGGGGCGAGTTTACGCCGATTACGGAGGAGGAGTACCTCGATACGCTGCTCAAGGCGATCGAGATGAAGCCTGAGTATGTCTCCGTACAGCGTATAACCGCGGGGATCGACAATGACACGCTTATCGCACCGTCGTGGTGCCGGGACCGGAATACGCAGGTGCGGCATATCAATGCGGCGTTGAAGCAGATCGGGTTGAAGTACTAG
- the purF gene encoding amidophosphoribosyltransferase produces MRQSLNEKCAVVGIFNHVEASKLAYFSLHSLQHRGQEAAGISSGDGERLHTIKDRGLVTQVFDEQKLATLKGHMAIGHTRYSTAGDDSILDAQPVHANYDLGQISIVHNGNLTNAQEVRNKLIKEGAIFQSSMDTENLIHLIAKSNQGKLKDRIIDAVKQIEGAFSLVFLSRTKMFAVRDRFGFRPLALGRIGDGYVVASETCAFDLIGATYIRDVEPGEMLIFEKGKAPQSLKIFDATPKHCIFEYVYFARPDSEVFGKNVYQKRKNMGVELAKEQPIEADMVVPVPDGGVPAAIGYSQQSGIPYEMGIMRNHYVGRTFIEPTQEMRDLKVKMKLSPIRELIEGKRLIVIDDSIVRGTTSRRIVRMLKEAGAAEVHMRISSPPTTDPCFYGVDTPNKEKLIAANMSIEEICHYIEADSLGFLSTEALMRSVRAEGSEYCTACFTGEYIV; encoded by the coding sequence ATGCGTCAATCTCTGAATGAAAAATGTGCCGTCGTCGGTATCTTTAACCACGTCGAAGCGTCCAAGCTCGCCTATTTCTCCCTGCATTCGCTGCAGCACCGCGGCCAGGAGGCGGCGGGGATCAGCTCCGGTGACGGGGAACGCCTGCATACCATCAAGGACCGCGGCCTTGTCACGCAGGTCTTCGATGAACAGAAGCTGGCCACCCTCAAAGGGCACATGGCCATCGGGCATACCCGCTATTCGACGGCCGGGGATGACTCCATTCTTGATGCCCAGCCGGTGCATGCCAATTACGACCTGGGGCAGATCTCCATCGTCCACAACGGGAACCTGACCAACGCCCAGGAGGTCCGCAACAAGCTCATCAAGGAAGGCGCGATCTTCCAGAGCTCCATGGACACGGAGAACCTGATCCACCTGATCGCAAAAAGCAACCAGGGCAAGCTCAAAGACCGCATCATCGATGCCGTCAAGCAGATCGAAGGTGCCTTTTCGCTCGTGTTCCTCAGCCGCACCAAGATGTTCGCCGTACGCGACCGTTTCGGTTTCAGACCGTTGGCGCTGGGGCGTATCGGTGACGGTTATGTCGTCGCTTCCGAGACCTGCGCCTTTGATCTGATCGGCGCGACCTATATCCGTGACGTCGAGCCGGGTGAAATGCTCATCTTCGAAAAGGGGAAAGCGCCGCAGTCGCTCAAGATCTTCGACGCCACCCCGAAACACTGTATTTTCGAATACGTCTACTTCGCGCGTCCGGACTCCGAAGTCTTCGGTAAAAACGTCTACCAGAAGCGCAAGAACATGGGCGTGGAGCTTGCCAAAGAACAGCCCATTGAAGCGGACATGGTCGTACCGGTCCCAGACGGGGGCGTTCCGGCGGCCATCGGCTACTCCCAGCAGAGCGGCATCCCCTACGAAATGGGGATCATGCGCAACCACTACGTCGGCCGTACCTTTATCGAACCGACGCAGGAGATGCGCGATCTCAAGGTCAAGATGAAACTCTCCCCGATCCGCGAACTGATCGAGGGGAAACGCCTCATCGTCATCGACGACTCCATCGTACGGGGAACGACGAGCCGCCGTATCGTACGGATGCTCAAAGAGGCGGGCGCGGCCGAGGTGCACATGCGTATCTCCAGCCCTCCGACGACGGATCCCTGTTTCTACGGCGTTGACACGCCGAACAAAGAGAAGCTTATCGCGGCAAATATGAGCATCGAAGAGATCTGCCACTACATCGAGGCGGATTCCCTGGGCTTCCTCAGCACCGAGGCGCTGATGCGTTCGGTACGCGCCGAGGGCAGCGAATACTGTACCGCCTGCTTTACCGGCGAGTACATCGTCTAG
- the dapB gene encoding 4-hydroxy-tetrahydrodipicolinate reductase, which yields MVNVGIYGATGRVGKLLIEDLVPEETLKLSSVYVRNTLETSLPEGTLVTNDVDAFVAASDIIIDFSLPEAAQPLLEALLKTPKPLVSGTTGLNVHQLNLLKELSGVAPVLYATNMSLGVALLNKLVNLASKTLEGFDIEIVEMHHRHKKDAPSGTALTLAESAAAGRELDLDKVRVSGRNGNIGERTGDEIAVMALRGGDIVGRHTVGFYNDGEFIELNHTATSRNTFSKGAIRAAKWLHTQPSGLYSIADCLGL from the coding sequence ATGGTGAATGTCGGAATTTACGGCGCGACCGGCCGTGTAGGCAAACTGCTGATCGAGGATCTGGTGCCGGAGGAGACGCTGAAGCTCTCTTCGGTCTATGTCCGCAACACTCTGGAGACTTCCCTGCCGGAGGGGACACTGGTGACCAATGATGTGGATGCCTTTGTCGCGGCGTCGGATATCATTATCGACTTCTCCCTCCCCGAAGCGGCCCAGCCGCTGCTCGAAGCCCTGCTGAAAACGCCCAAACCGCTGGTCAGCGGAACGACGGGGCTCAATGTCCACCAGCTCAACCTGCTCAAAGAGCTCAGCGGCGTGGCGCCGGTCCTCTATGCGACGAACATGTCCCTGGGCGTGGCGCTGCTGAACAAGCTCGTGAACCTCGCTTCCAAGACCCTGGAAGGGTTCGACATCGAGATTGTCGAGATGCACCACCGCCACAAGAAAGATGCCCCGAGCGGTACGGCGCTGACCCTGGCCGAATCGGCGGCGGCGGGCCGTGAACTTGACCTCGACAAGGTCCGCGTCAGCGGCCGTAACGGCAATATCGGCGAACGCACCGGTGACGAGATCGCCGTGATGGCGCTGCGCGGCGGCGACATCGTCGGACGCCACACCGTCGGTTTCTACAACGACGGGGAGTTTATCGAACTGAACCATACTGCCACCAGCCGCAACACCTTCTCAAAAGGTGCCATCCGTGCGGCGAAGTGGCTGCATACCCAACCCAGCGGCCTCTATTCCATCGCCGACTGCCTCGGGCTGTAA
- a CDS encoding FAD-dependent oxidoreductase has product MLDCAIIGGGPAGLTAGLYTTRGGLKNVVMYEQGMPGGQITGSSEIENYPGVTGEISGMDLMMPWPEQCMRFGLKHEMVAVTNVSRTEEGTFRITREDGKVDEALSVIVCTGSTPKRAGFNGENELFGRGVSSCATCDGFFYKGKEVAVIGGGDTALEEALYLSKICSKVYLVHRRDRFRAAPSTIERIMNTENIELLLDAVPEEVYGDAMGVTGLRVSFRDGGSRDLEIPGVFVFVGHNVNNAVLKQEDGSWLCDVNEWGQVIVDLSMRTSTPGLFAAGDLRIEAPKQVVCAAGDGATAALQVITYVDEKQNA; this is encoded by the coding sequence ATGCTCGATTGTGCCATTATCGGAGGCGGACCTGCCGGGTTGACAGCCGGACTCTACACCACGCGCGGCGGCCTGAAAAATGTCGTCATGTACGAACAGGGCATGCCCGGCGGCCAGATCACGGGCAGCAGCGAAATCGAAAACTACCCCGGTGTGACCGGTGAGATCTCCGGCATGGACCTGATGATGCCGTGGCCGGAGCAGTGTATGCGTTTCGGACTCAAACACGAGATGGTCGCAGTCACCAATGTTTCACGTACGGAAGAGGGGACTTTCCGCATCACCCGCGAAGACGGCAAGGTCGACGAAGCGCTCAGCGTCATCGTCTGTACCGGTTCGACGCCCAAGCGTGCGGGCTTCAACGGCGAGAACGAGCTGTTCGGCCGCGGGGTGAGCAGCTGTGCCACCTGTGACGGTTTCTTCTACAAGGGCAAGGAAGTCGCCGTGATCGGCGGGGGTGACACGGCACTCGAAGAGGCGCTGTACCTCTCCAAGATCTGTTCCAAGGTCTATCTGGTGCACCGCCGCGACCGTTTCCGTGCCGCCCCGAGTACGATCGAGCGGATCATGAACACGGAAAATATCGAGCTGCTGCTTGATGCCGTGCCCGAAGAGGTCTACGGTGATGCGATGGGCGTGACCGGGCTGCGGGTGAGTTTCCGCGACGGCGGCAGCCGTGACCTGGAAATCCCGGGGGTCTTCGTTTTCGTCGGCCACAACGTCAACAACGCCGTGCTGAAACAAGAAGACGGCAGCTGGCTCTGTGATGTCAACGAATGGGGGCAGGTGATCGTGGACCTCAGCATGCGTACCAGTACGCCGGGGCTATTTGCTGCGGGCGACCTGCGCATCGAAGCGCCGAAACAGGTGGTCTGCGCCGCAGGCGACGGAGCGACGGCGGCACTTCAGGTGATCACGTACGTTGATGAAAAGCAAAACGCATAG
- the trxA gene encoding thioredoxin → MGKYVELTAATFEETVKEGVTLVDFWAPWCGPCRMIAPVIEELAEDFEGKATIAKVNTDEEQDIAVKFGIRSIPTVMIFKNGEVVDQMIGAASKQAFEEKINAHL, encoded by the coding sequence ATGGGAAAATATGTTGAACTGACGGCGGCTACATTTGAGGAAACTGTAAAAGAGGGTGTTACACTGGTAGACTTCTGGGCACCGTGGTGTGGACCTTGTCGTATGATCGCTCCGGTAATCGAAGAGCTTGCTGAAGATTTCGAAGGCAAAGCAACTATCGCGAAAGTGAACACGGACGAAGAGCAGGACATCGCTGTTAAATTCGGTATCCGCTCCATCCCGACTGTCATGATCTTCAAGAACGGCGAAGTCGTTGATCAGATGATCGGTGCCGCTTCCAAGCAGGCGTTCGAAGAAAAAATCAACGCGCACCTCTAA
- a CDS encoding YraN family protein produces MSRAVGDAAEQLAVEFLRARGFTVIDRNVSSRFGEIDILAMKEGVLHIVEVKSAPTFEQAANNITPAKIRKILMTAEAYMKKHRLELDYVLDAVIVSGNACELLENITL; encoded by the coding sequence GCCGTTGGCGACGCCGCCGAGCAGCTGGCCGTCGAATTTCTGCGGGCGCGCGGCTTCACGGTCATCGACAGGAACGTCAGCAGCCGCTTCGGCGAGATCGACATCCTGGCGATGAAAGAGGGGGTGCTGCATATCGTCGAGGTGAAAAGCGCGCCGACATTCGAGCAGGCCGCCAACAACATCACGCCGGCCAAAATACGCAAAATCCTGATGACGGCGGAGGCGTACATGAAGAAGCACCGCCTGGAACTTGACTACGTGCTTGATGCCGTCATCGTCAGCGGAAACGCATGTGAACTTCTTGAAAATATTACTTTGTAA